CTTAGATGCGGACTTATCAGTAGGCATTACCGGCTGGTTGTGCGATGAACGCCGTGGTAGTGAACTACGTGATTGCGTGCATTTAATCCCGAAAGATAAGGTAATGGTTGAAACCGATGCCCCGTATTTGTTTCCCCGTGATTATGTTTTTCCGGATGATGCCAATTTAAATAGCAAGCAAAAGAAAAAACGACGTAGTCGCAATGAACCACAATATTTAGCGCATATTGTGAACACCCTCGCAGGGCTCATGGATTTGGATTATGACAAGTTAGTGAAATTGACCAGTGCCAATAGTAAACGTTTTTTTCAGCTTTAAATTAACTCCGGTGTGTTTATCAAATGGTATTGATCGTAGGGTGGGCATGGCTTTATCTGCCCACGCTGACTCAAGCGCTTATTATGTACACTTTCAGCGTGGGCACAAAAAACGTGCCCACCCTATAGTCACTTTAAATTTGCTTCGGTGCTTATCAAATAATTCTAGAATAAACGGATGAAGCCTATTTATGGATGGACACTCATTAGGCCTTATTTTCAACTGCTTGTAAACGAGGAATATACGCCTTGCAGTTCGGCACTACCTGTTCAATGCTCACCAATATCGCTCGCTGACTCTGGGTGAAATAGTCACTAATACTATCATTTTCATGAATGCTTGCAGTGCCATTGACTCGCAATCGAGCCCCATCCGTAAAATCAATAAACAAACAACCAACATGCGGATTTTGCATTATATTACCCAGACTCATAAATGCACCATTACCATCGAAATCAGGAAAAGCAAAATGACTGGCATCGATGACTTTGATTAACCCCGGTCCTCCGCCCTTAAAAGAACAATCACAATGGCCATCAAGATCACTGGTCGCGAGAAAAAAGAAGGGGGCTTGTTCAATTCGTTGATGATATTCAGTCGGTATTTTCGACCACAGTAATTTTTGCTTGCGTTCACCATCCCATAAGTCTTCCGTCTGCCATTTTTTTTGTGCATCCAGTTCGCCCTGATGAAATGTGTGTGCTTTAGAGTCAATATCTGACATGGCTAAGTCCTTTTTATTTAATCGGTACGGGAATTACTCTAATCGGTTACGAATATTCTACCTTATTGTTATTAACAGAGTCTTAATTTGATGTGGATAGATTTAATTTGATGCGGATAGATACAGAAAATTGAAAAAATTAATTTTCATTAATCGCTTCCCTAGTTTTCCATTGTTCTACTATTTGAATGACGGGTGGTTGGCCAATATCGGTTGGCCAGGAATCGACAGCATAATATTGTTCATGGCGTTTGTCTTTTATTTGTGCAGACCAATGCTGGCCCATTAGATAGGGAGAGCGGTAGATGGGGGAATAAAGTTCATGCCGTTGTAATAAACCCAGTTGCTTGATAAATTCAAGATAATGGGTGCTATTAACCGTTGAATCAATGCAATCCATACGTCCAGACAAGCCATTATCATTGAAATTTTTGGCCTTGTCATTGTACACCGGTGTTTGTGAGGCAGCGACCTGTTCAAGCAGTGCAATGGATTGGGCAATTGCCAGACGTTCGCCCTTGGAGGAACTGTCAGCTTGGGAAAAAACATTTTTAATGGCCTCAATGGTGTGCTTGGGGATGTGAATGATTTTTTTGCTATGACAACCATAGTTAAAACAAATTGAGATTTTCTGTGGTGCGAGATCAGTCGCTTGTAATAACAATGCCACTTTTTCATGCGTTGAAATTCTAGGCGTAAGAAAATCATCACTGTCATCAGCATAAACCAGGCTTGAGTTAAGACAGAGCATTAGAGTAAGGGCAATCAGATAGACGATTTTAGAGCAAGCTTGAAAGCAGTGCATGAGATTAAGCCTGACGTTAAGTTTCTTTGAGTTTAATCGAAGTTAAAAAAAAATCAAACCTGCGCAGCCATAATTATTGGCACATAATCTGCTTTGAGTACTAATAATACGAAATAAATAAGCATTTCGTCAAAAATTAGTCACAGGATTTTTATGGCCACCCTAGCAGAAAGTAGTATTAAAACTCGAATTAGTGAGCTGATTCAAGGTGGTCTTGGTGCCCCCATACTCTTGATGGGTATGTTGGCCATGGTTATTTTACCCATGCCGACTATTTTGCTGGATATGTTTTTCACTTTCAACATTACTCTCGCACTGATTATTCTTCTGATCGTTATTTACGCCAAAAAACCGCTTGATTTTGCTATTTTCCCTACCGTTATTTTGATTGCTACCTTATTGCGTTTGTCATTAAATGTGGCTTCAACACGGGTGGTTTTATTACATGGTCATGAAGGCCCAGATGCTGCAGGAAAGGTGATTCAGTCTTTTGGTGAGGTGGTCATTGGTGGCAATTTTGCGGTTGGTTTAGTGGTTTTTATTATCCTGATCATTATCAACTTTATCGTTGTGACCAAGGGTGCTGGACGGGTTGCTGAAGTGAGTGCCCGTTTTACTTTGGATAGTATGCCCGGTAAACAAATGGCCATTGATGCCGATTTGAATCAAGGCCTGATCGATCAAGATGAAGCAAAAAATCGCCGTGAAGAAGTCACCCGCGAAGCAGATTTTTATGGTTCTATGGATGGTGCCAGTAAGTTTGTTCGGGGTGATGCCATTGCTGGGATATTGATTACTCTGATTAATGTGGTCGGTGGCTTTGTCATTGGCATGGTTCAGCATGATATGAGTGCTGCGGATGCAGCGGAAGTTTTTGTGTTACTGACCATTGGTGATGGCCTAGTCGCACAAATACCGGGACTCATTCTTTCCACTGCTGCTGGTATTATGGTGACGCGTGAAAACCGTGAAGGAGACATGGGCGGTAAGTTCATCGAAGACTTATTCAGCAAGCCTAAAACGCTAGGCGTTACCGCATTCATTATGGCTGTGATGGGTATTGTGCCCGGTATGCCTCATCTGGCTTTTTTAAGTTTTGCGGGTATGAGTGGATTTGCTGCATGGCGCATTCATAACAAGACACAAAATACTGAACTTGAAGTAATTCAAGAGAAAAAAGAGCTACAACAGCAAGCGACTGAAGAATCATCGAGTGATCTTAAAGAATTAAGTTGGGATGATGTAATGCCCATTGATTCCATTGGTCTTGAAGTGGGCTACCGCCTGATTCCCATGGTGGATAAATCTCAGGGTGGACAGTTAATGAGTCGTATCAAAGGGGTACGTAAAAAGCTTTCTCAAGATTTAGGCTTCTTAATCCCACCAGTGCATATTCGTGACAATTTAGATCTCGCGCCCAATGTCTATCGCATTGCTTTGATGGGCGTGTCAGTGGGTGAAGCCGAAGTACACCCCGATCACGATATGGCGATTAACCCCGGTCAGGTGTTTGGTGAAATTAATGGCATCAAAACAAAAGATCCAGCCTTTGGTTTACCGGCGACCTGGATAGAGCAAAATGAGAAAGAAAATGCACAAACGCTCGGTTATACCGTCGTTGATTCAAATACCGTCATTGCCACTCATTTAAGCCAATTGTTGAATGAAAATGCCACGCAATTACTAGGGCATGAAGAAGTGCAGCAATTGCTTGATAGATTGGCTGTGTCAGCACCTAAACTGGTGGAAGATTTAGTGCCTAAGATTCTGCCATTGAGCACTGTCGTCAAAGTGTTACAGAATTTATTGAGTGAATCAATTCCGGTACGGGACTTTAAAACTATTATTGAAGCAATGGCAGAATACGCCGGACAAACTCAGGATGCCGGAATTTTGACAGCTCAGGTGCGTGTCGCACTCGGCCGATTTATTGTTCAACATATCAATGGCTTAGGCACTGAATTGGTAACTTCTCAATAAGTCTGTGCATTTAAACAGCACAAACTTTACCTTTCAGCAACTCAGGCAGATATGGGATCAAATTTCTCTTGCTGATCCGGTCATTAATAAAATCCCAGAATGAAATTCCTTGTTTCAAACAAGTTTTCTTTAAACTGACAAAGGTATCTCTGCAAAGTTGCCCATCCTTTGAGCGTGTACTACCACTAATTTTACGCTTAATAACATATTCTCGAATATCATTTTCACTCAAATTATTATGAAGAGGAATATCAGGCCGTTCCAATACCAGCAGTAATTCTGTTTTATTTCTTGCCAATCGTTTCAGTGCCTGATTCAACGTTTCAAAGCTTGTTTTAGTCCGGCACAATTCATCAAAATGTTCAGCAATCGCTGACTTCAACGGATCATCTGGCTCAAGTTTATATTGTTTGAGATCATAAAATAGTTCCCAAATCTGAGTATGTACCCAGTTCAGTTCTTTATCATGTCGCTCATTGAGTGGTAGTATCCGCTGAAACACTCTGTCTGCATGTATCCAACATAATGCGTGCAACAAAATATCAAATTGTCCTGCATCATCACTCACAATCACCAAATCACTTGGAAAGCCACTGTTAATTAATGCCCCCAGTAAAGCGCCTTCTGTGGCAATGCGAACATGCCGTTGTGTTATGATACTATTGTTCTGCAGATAGTATTTCCAGGCTTCTTCATTATCAAAGCAAGTCTGATGACTTTGTTCAATAACGCTCAATGGCTTGTGAGGTAATTTTTCTGCTCTCATATAATCAAGTGCTGCATCGTTGAGCGTATAATCAACAGCAGCACCTCGTAACAATTGTAGAAAATTAATCCGGCTCTTATATCGAGTACTTGAAAACCAGGCAAAGGTTTTGATGTGTCAACACTTTTCCGGACAGTTTTCTAAATATTTTTTTGGCTGTTTCAAGTGATTTTTGTCATTTTGTATTTCCTATCATTTTAGTTTCTCATGTTAACTTTAAACAGATGAAGAGAAAGGGCTTTGCCCTCTGGAACGATAGAGCCGTTCCATTCACCCAAGGTATTTTCACAACGGTAATGATCCTGTTACAATATCTTCACGGCACAGGCTGAGGAGCCGATGGCCGTCAACGGTAATGGGCGGCATTTATGTCGCCTTTTACCCCTCTTCAATCAATCGATTTAAGCTATTTCCTGCTGTATTTCATAATCGACTGGTGACAAATAATCATTAGCCGAATGAAGTCGCTCCCGATTATAAAATACCTCAATATATTCAAATATTGCCTGCTTTGCTTCTACTCTGGTTTTGAATCGACAATGGTGCGTCAATTCAGTTTTCAAACTATGAAAGAAGCTCTCTGATACAGCATTGTCCCAGCAATTTCCTTTGCGGCTCATAGACTGAATTATGTTATGATCCGACAATATTTTTCTATGACTATCAGAGGCATATTGGCTACCTCGGTCAGTATGCCAAAGCAATCCATCCATTGGTTTACGCTTCCATATGGCCATCAGTAAAGCATCATTGACTAGCTTGGCTTTCATTCGCTCATCCATCGACCAGCCAACAATTTGCCTAGAGAATAAGTCAATGACAACCGCTAAATATAACCAGCCTTCCTTGGTGGCAATATAGGTAATATCACCCACATAGTAGCGATCAGGTTGAGAGACAGTAAACTCTCTTTCCAGTAAATTTGGAGATATACGCTTATTATGCTTGGAATTAGTCGTCGCTTTAAAGCGTCTCTTCGTTTTACAAAACAAACCGGCTTTTTTCATTAATCGACCAATTCTCCGGCGGCTTATATGAACGCCTTTTTCAGCCAGTTTTCTTTTTAAGACGACGGGTTCCATAAGTCTTGCGACTGTCTTCAAACAGTTTTTTAGCTGCTCAGTAAGCGCTTCATTTTCTTTCTCTCTATCCGTTTTAGGAGAGCTAACCCAATCATAATAGCAACTACGGGAAACATCCATAAAACGGCACAGAATCGTTACCGGGTAATCTTTAGCCTGATCAGTTATCCATGCGTACTTCACAAAGTTTCCCTTGCAAAGTACGCTGTGGCCTTTTTAATAAATCACGCTCCTGAATCACTTTTGCCAATTCTTTTTCAGACGTGTTAAGTATAGCCACATTACTTCGCTATAGATTGATCAAAACAAACTCTCAAGAAATACTTAAAAAAACAATCTTTTTTCTTTTTGTAGGATTTAAACCACGTAACTTCTCAATAAGTCTGTGCATTTAAACAGCACAAACTTTACCTTTCAGCAACTCAGGCAGATATGGGATCAAATTTCTCTTGCTGATCCGGTCATTAATAAAATCCCAGAATGAAATTCCTTGTTTCAAACAATTTTCTTTAAACTGACAAAGGTATCTCTGCAAAGTTGCCCATCCTTTGAGCGTGTACTACCACTAATTTTACGCTTAATAACATATTCTCGAATATCATTTTCACTCAAATTATTATGAAGAGGAATATCAGGCCGTTCCAATACCAGCAGTAATTCTGTTTTATTTCTTGCCAATCGTTTCAGTGCCTGATTCAACGTTTCAAAGCTTGTTTTAGTCCGGCACAATTCATCAAAATGTTCAGCAATCGCTGACTTCAACGGATCATCTGGCTCAAGTTTATATTGTTTGAGATCATAAAATAGTTCCCAAATCTGAGTATGTACCCAGTTCAGTTCTTTATCATGTCGCTCATTGAGTGGTAGTATCCGCTGAAACACTCTGTCTGCATGTATCCAACATAATGCGTGCAACAAAATATCAAATTGTCCTGCATCATCACTCACAATCACCAAATCACTTGGAAAGCCACTGTTAATTAATGCCCCCAGTAAAGCGCCTTCTGTGGCAATGCGAACATGCCGTTGTGTTATGATACTATTGTTCTGCAGATAGTATTTCCAGGCTTCTTCATTATCAAAGCAAGTCTGATGACTTTGTTCAATAACGCTCAATGGCTTGTGAGGTAATTTTTCTGCTCTCATATAATCAAGTGCTGCATCGTTGAGCGTATAATCAACAGCAGCACCTCGTAACAATTGTAGAAAATTAATCCGGCTCTTATATCGAGTACTTGAAAACCAGGCAAAGGTTTCATTGCCAACGTGAGTACAATAACCATTCTTTCCATCATGACGACTACCCGTATCATCAACATGGATATAAGTACTATTGTTGATACCGGCAGTTAGCAATGTATTTTTTTCAGTATGAAAATGGTCTTTGTCATGGATTAAAATCTCATTGATCTGACCCGTTGAAATATCAAAACCTAATTCTGTTAATTGTTGTATTATCAATGGCTGAGTCACTCTCTGGTGATAATATTGATAAACGATATAACTCTGTAATGTATGGCCAAAATGTCCTATATGTGTATCAAAGCTCAATTTTCCTATACAGGTATCACCATCGGGTGTTTTATAGCGAGCCAATCGATAACGAGTATTGAAAGGCTTAATCAGCAGCTCCTGAACAAAATAATCCTGATACCCTAAAAAACGTGAATGTTCTGGCAGGTTATCTGGTTTGATAACGGTGGTTTTATGAATAGCCAATTTCTTCTTTCGTTTACGACTTTTACTAGTCCCATTTCCTGAGTTGTTTTTCTTGCTTCCTGAATGACCTGTCGGATTATCATTGTCATCATCCTTTGGCAATTTACTGGCTCTTATTTTAGGCTTTGGAGGTAGCTTTTTAAGCTTAGCAACTTCTGTTTTAAGGGCATCGATTTCAACCTGTTGGTTTTGAATGATTTCCTGTTGTTGCTCCATGAAAGCAAGGAGTAATCGGACTACCGGTGTCTTTTCTTCTTCAGGTATCTCTGGAATTGGGTAATTTTTTCACTATAATCAATACAGGTTGTTTTCAATAAAACAATTGTATCATGGCTTTTTAAGGCTCTTTAGTTTGCCCTGTGTTGATCAAACTCCCTCTCAGTTAAGATAATATTCAAAAATATTCTATTTCGATCTGAGACAGATCGACAGGATCATTTATAGGGATAAATTACATGGGGCAGTGAAAATGCAATTTTTGTCCTCTAAAATGCTGTCAAGACTTTTTTTGTTTTTATTTCAAGTTTTGCACAGACTTATTGAGAAGTTACTGTAGATCATCATAACCTCCTGAAAAGTTACCTGATTTTGAAAATAATAGAACGGGGGACTGATTAAGCAGTGGCGTATGACATACTGCGCAAGTGGGATCACCCTTGTCCTTTTTTAAATAAGCAGTGAAAAAAGGGTCAACAAATGCTTTGGCATGCAGTGATGTTTGCCATTCCTGATAGATTTCACTATGGCAGAGACCACAGTCTTTAGCTTTTAATGAAATAGCACCTTCAGGCACTTCTTGATAGGGGATATATTGAGTTGTCTTGTCGGAGAGCTGATAGATTCCTTTTGGGTTGAGAAGGTAAACCAGCGCGATCACAATGAGAATAACGGCACTGATGATAAGCACGATTTTTTTCATTAGAAATCTCCTCAAGCATTAAATTAAATGTTAAATCAAGTATTCAATCAAGTAGTGTAATAACGTTATTGTAGCGCAAATTGTACCTAGATGCTTATTTTATTTATAATTTTACAAGACCCTCTACGGGTAATTGATTATGTGCTGCCATTTAAAAGAGGTTTACAATGTCTAAGTTCATCGGATTCAGCCATGAAGCCATTCAATTTCTGAATCAAGTGAAGCAAAATAACAATAAGCCTTGGTTTGATGCGCATTATGACTTTTATCAGCAAGATATTTTAGAAGTTTCTCGAGATCTGGTCGAAGATCTGGGTGAAGCCTTGCAACAGATTGCACCGGGCATTAATGTGGTTCCCAAGGTGAATGGCTCTATTTATCGTTTTGCAAGAGACGCTAGATTCAGCAAAGACAAAACACCTTATAAAACCCATCTGTCTTATTTGTTCTGGCAGGGGGCTTTGAAGCGTACTCGGTGTCCGGGGTTTTATTTGTCTATTCGACCAGAGTTTGTGCAAATAGGCGTTGGTATTAATCACTTTACGCCTGAGTACCTACAAGCCTGGCGACAGCAATGTGCGCATCCTCGTGCGGGCAAAGCAATTAAAAAAATAGTCGCAGCTTTAAAGAAAGCCGGTATTCAAATACATGGCGAACAATTAAAACGCATACCGAGAGGTTTTGTGCCATGTGATGAGGCAGAAGGCTTTTTTAATGAAGATTTGATTCGTTATAAAGGCCTAAAATGCTGGTTTCAAGTGCCCTTGCCCCAGCAGGTTTATGCTGCTGATTTTGTGCCATTTTGTTATGCATATTATCAGCAATTATTACCACTTTTTGAGTGGCTGGTGGGAATTTTAAGTCACTTTACAGTTGAGACCGATTTTTCAGATTTTTGATTCTGAGCAATTTGTCACAAAAACAATTGATAAGCTAAATATTTATTAAATTTGATTTGTGGGTACAGATTAAAAAGCAGTTTATGTCTATGCTGAATATACCTCTGATACTTGGAAGTGCAGACTTCGTTCTCTTTGTTAAGAGATGTAATTTAAAGCCTCAATCATGTAGTGCTTATACAATCAATCGGCTCTAAATCAAAATGCCTTGCTGCATTTCCAAGTATCACGGGTATACAACACTTCGAAAAAGATGTTTTCAATAAATAGTCAACGGATAGGATATGAGTAACCAAGAAACAAGCTTGCATAAAGTTTTTTTTCTATCTTTAACAGGGACTATACTCGCCTCTGTAGGGATGCTCGTGCCTACTCATATCCTAGCTTCGGATGATTTTTCTGCATACGGTATCGGCAAGCCAGCGCTTGTCAGGCCTCCGGAAAAATTGCCCAAGCAAAAAATATCTAACGCACCCTTTTTCAAAGATTTTGAAAAAGACTTTCGTGTAAATTTCCTCCAGAGAAAATCAATAACAAGCAAGTCGGCAAAGTCCAAGTCAGCTAAAACAATCAATGACTCACCTTTGTTAATTGAACTTGATTATAAAGATCAAAATGCTACTTTTGCATCGCCTTATCATGGCATTAACTCCGAACAAAAAAATACCATCAATCATACCAGCAATGAATATCAAACGCGCATGGGCTATCAATTTAAGCATTTAACCCCTGAGGCAAGTCTTAAGTACAGCCCTGATTCTTATGGCTTTGGCAAATATTATAATTATGAATTAGGTGTTGCAGTGCCCATCAAAGATATTTTTTCACTGGAAACCCGTTATGGCTGGAACAAGTTTGATAAACAGGCCGAAAAAGGGGGGATGGAAGATTATCAGGACTGGAGTGTTGGCGTTTCTACCACTTATAAGGGCATGAAACTCAAAGTTGATTACATTGATATTAACGCGGGTGACAAATCGCCTGAATGTGGACGTCTATTACCCTGCGAAAGTAAAACTGTTTTTAGCATTATCAAGAATTTCTAGCAGAGCCATAGAATGATTAAAACCAGTCATTCAATGGTTTTGGTTTACCTAAATGATAGCCCTGCCCATAAGTGATGCCCATTTTAGTTAGAGTATCTACATCTTCCTGTGTTTCAACATATTCAGCTACAGTTTCCTGGTTGTTGAGCTGACATATTTCCTGAGTATGACGGATCATCAACTTATCAAAGTCGTTAGTAAGCATGTCGCGTACAAAGCTACCATCAATTTTAACCACGTTAAACGGTAGATTTTTTAGATAGTCAAACGAGGCCATCCCCGTACCAAAATCATCCAGAGCAAAACCGATTTTTTTGCTATGACAAAAACTAATAAGTTCTGAGGCTTGAGACAGATTGCCAATAGCGGATGTTTCAGTAATTTCTAATTCCAGACATTGCCAGGGAAAATCGACTTGCTCAATTGTTTTTTTCAGTTCAGTTTGAAAGTCAGGATCATTCAGTGTGCCACCGGCTAGATTAATATGTGCAGAATGTAGTTTTTTTACATGTTCAGGTTGTTGCATGACACTGGCGAGGAATGTCTTGAGTACAAAAATATCAATATCAACCATCATATTGTAGCGTTCAGCAATGGCGAGAAAACTATCGGGAGGCATAAACTCACCCTGGCCGTTCCACATTCGAATGAGTACTTCATAAGATATTTTGTGAGTGTTTGTATCCTGCAAGGGAACAATGGCCTGAGCGTAGAGTTCAAAGCGTGAAGGACCGTTCTGTAAGGCTTCTTTGATATAGCCTGCGATTGCTAAATCATGATTGTTTTTATTTTGTTCGTTATAAATATGCAGTTTATTATGACCGGTGGCCTTGGCATTATAAAATGCAATATCCACTGTTTTTATCAGCTCTTCTAAAGTGTATTCAAAAGGCTCGAATATGACCATGCCGATGGATGCTGAAAGGGTAATGGTATTCTCTTCATGTTTAAAATGTACGCTTTTGAGTCGTTTAAGTTGTTGTTTGGCAAATTGAATTGCTTCGTCTTCTGAGGTGTTTTTTATCAGCAGAAAAAAATCATCACCACCTACGCGAGCGATAACAATGTTATCGGGAATATCATTTTGTAATATCAGGGCGATTTTTTTGAGTACTTCATCACCCGCAATATGGCCTACGGAGTCATTCACCAGTTTAAACTGATCCAGATCGATACTTAATAATGCATGATGGGAAGGACTCGTGTTTATATCGGGTCGTAATACTTGCTCGATTTCCTGTTCGATGGCATAACGGTTGAGTAAACCGGTTAAATAATCATGGCGACTGCGGTAGTCAAGCTTGTTTGTTTTTTCTTTGATTTGTTCAATCATGTTATTGAAACCGTCAAACAAAGATCGTACTTCATTTTTGGCATCGGTTGAAATATTTTGGTTTTCTTGTTTGTGGACGTCATAATGCGTCATTGCATGATCTAATTGACGAAATGGCCGGGTAAAAATAAGGCTGATTTTCCAAGCAAGCAATAAGCCAATGGCTAATAGTGCAGGAAAAATAAATAACAATGTATAGAGATGTTCTTTAAGACCGGTTTGGTATTGCTTTGGGTTGATGACAATTAAGGTTTGACCATAGGTGTAATCATCTGCTTGAACAGGAAGCTTAAGGAATAGTCGATCTTGTTTTGAAAACCAAGATTGTCCCATGAGTAATTTTTTGCCCTGCAACTCCCTAGTATAATCCAGCACACCATGACTTAAAATCGCTTGGTTGTCCTGATCAAATAAAACCAGCGCATCGACCGATTTAAAGCCGCTGATACGAAAGGCAATGTCAGCATAGATATCCGCTTCGGGTGAGAGCAGGGCTTTGAGTAAATCATTGTTTAGAGAACGTCCAAGGGTACTAGCTTGAGCAACTGCAATGGAGCGGCGTTCTTGATGGTCGAACCAGGTCAATAAGAGAAATATACCCAACTCAATAACGATGAGTAAAATGGCAATCAAAATAATTAATTGACTGCGGATGCTGAATTTTTGCCACATAGCTATTTTTCAATCGGGAGTTTAAAGTCATTACCCCATTCATTCCATGATGCATCGTAGTTGGATACATCATAGCCTAACTCCCTCAAGGCTAGATAATTTGCTGATGAGACACGTCCAATGGCACAATAAATAACCACTTTTTTATTGCGTGGAATATCGCTATAAAGCTTGGTTAATTGATCAATACTCTTCAGGCTGGAAAAACCACCGGTTTTAGCAATATTATGTGAAGCAGGGAGGTTGATTGCTGTTGGTATGTGGCCAAAACGCTTGGCAGAGGACGTTTTGCCAACATAGTCTGAGGTGTTTCGTGCATCGATAATGAGTTGGTTTTTATTACGGGTGGCTAATTGAGTGCTAAATTTACTGGCAAGTCGTTTATGGTTTAAGCTGGCAATATATTGACTGGGCTTTGCTGTATGGTTTTCTAAACTAATGGGATAGTCTTTACTAATCCAGTGGTCATAGCCATGATCCAATACCTTGACCTTGCTGAGCCCATAGACTTCTAAAATCCAAAATAGGCGAGCGGCATCGACTAAATCACCATTATCATAAATAACAACCTGTGACTTTTTATCGATGCCTCGTAAGCGAAAATTCTTTTGTGTAACACCTGGGGAGCTGATTTTACCATTCAACTTCTGATTCTTGTATGTTAATGCAATGGGGTAACTTAAAGCACCTTGAATGTGACCGGCTTGATAAGCCTCAGGATCGCGAGCATCAAGAATAATCAGGGAATTATCGCTTAATTGCTGTTTAAGTTGCTCAGGTGACATGCGTAGACTTTCTGAAAAGGCCACAGTGGGTAAACAGACAATGATAATGAGCAATATGACCAGCAATTTTTTCATAGCGTAGCGAATTCCTAGATATGGTGATTTTGGGTATAGAAAAAGGTTCTAGAAAAAGTATAGGCTATAATCGATTTAGCGCCAGTTTAAAGTGCTTTATTAGAGTGAAAAAGTCGATATAAGATAGGAATGATAATCAAACTGACCAGCATGGAAAAACTGAGTCCCCAAACAATCACCACTGCCAGTGGTTGTAGCATTTCAGCCCCATCACCTAGACCAATCGACAATGGCAACATACCGACAACGGTGGTGAGGGTGGTCATAAGAATAGGGCGCAAGCGTAATCGGGCTGCATGACTAATGGCCTGCTCTAATGCCAGACCTGCTTTGCGTTCCAGTTCAATTTGTTCGACCAGTACAATAGCGTTGTTGACTACGATACCTGCCAACATAATCAAACCGAGCCAGACGGGCATTGATACGGGCAAGTCTCTGAAATAGAGTCCGGCGGCAACACCAATGATCATAAAAGGGATTGCCATAAGGATAATTAAGGGATTTTTTAATGATTCATATT
This genomic window from sulfur-oxidizing endosymbiont of Gigantopelta aegis contains:
- a CDS encoding pyridoxamine 5'-phosphate oxidase family protein; protein product: MSDIDSKAHTFHQGELDAQKKWQTEDLWDGERKQKLLWSKIPTEYHQRIEQAPFFFLATSDLDGHCDCSFKGGGPGLIKVIDASHFAFPDFDGNGAFMSLGNIMQNPHVGCLFIDFTDGARLRVNGTASIHENDSISDYFTQSQRAILVSIEQVVPNCKAYIPRLQAVENKA
- a CDS encoding IS66 family transposase, whose product is MLRGAAVDYTLNDAALDYMRAEKLPHKPLSVIEQSHQTCFDNEEAWKYYLQNNSIITQRHVRIATEGALLGALINSGFPSDLVIVSDDAGQFDILLHALCWIHADRVFQRILPLNERHDKELNWVHTQIWELFYDLKQYKLEPDDPLKSAIAEHFDELCRTKTSFETLNQALKRLARNKTELLLVLERPDIPLHNNLSENDIREYVIKRKISGSTRSKDGQLCRDTFVSLKKTCLKQGISFWDFINDRISKRNLIPYLPELLKGKVCAV
- a CDS encoding IS3 family transposase; the protein is MKYAWITDQAKDYPVTILCRFMDVSRSCYYDWVSSPKTDREKENEALTEQLKNCLKTVARLMEPVVLKRKLAEKGVHISRRRIGRLMKKAGLFCKTKRRFKATTNSKHNKRISPNLLEREFTVSQPDRYYVGDITYIATKEGWLYLAVVIDLFSRQIVGWSMDERMKAKLVNDALLMAIWKRKPMDGLLWHTDRGSQYASDSHRKILSDHNIIQSMSRKGNCWDNAVSESFFHSLKTELTHHCRFKTRVEAKQAIFEYIEVFYNRERLHSANDYLSPVDYEIQQEIA
- a CDS encoding IS66 family transposase, whose translation is MEQQQEIIQNQQVEIDALKTEVAKLKKLPPKPKIRASKLPKDDDNDNPTGHSGSKKNNSGNGTSKSRKRKKKLAIHKTTVIKPDNLPEHSRFLGYQDYFVQELLIKPFNTRYRLARYKTPDGDTCIGKLSFDTHIGHFGHTLQSYIVYQYYHQRVTQPLIIQQLTELGFDISTGQINEILIHDKDHFHTEKNTLLTAGINNSTYIHVDDTGSRHDGKNGYCTHVGNETFAWFSSTRYKSRINFLQLLRGAAVDYTLNDAALDYMRAEKLPHKPLSVIEQSHQTCFDNEEAWKYYLQNNSIITQRHVRIATEGALLGALINSGFPSDLVIVSDDAGQFDILLHALCWIHADRVFQRILPLNERHDKELNWVHTQIWELFYDLKQYKLEPDDPLKSAIAEHFDELCRTKTSFETLNQALKRLARNKTELLLVLERPDIPLHNNLSENDIREYVIKRKISGSTRSKDGQLCRDTFVSLKKIV
- a CDS encoding multiheme c-type cytochrome → MKKIVLIISAVILIVIALVYLLNPKGIYQLSDKTTQYIPYQEVPEGAISLKAKDCGLCHSEIYQEWQTSLHAKAFVDPFFTAYLKKDKGDPTCAVCHTPLLNQSPVLLFSKSGNFSGGYDDLQ
- a CDS encoding DUF2461 domain-containing protein, encoding MSKFIGFSHEAIQFLNQVKQNNNKPWFDAHYDFYQQDILEVSRDLVEDLGEALQQIAPGINVVPKVNGSIYRFARDARFSKDKTPYKTHLSYLFWQGALKRTRCPGFYLSIRPEFVQIGVGINHFTPEYLQAWRQQCAHPRAGKAIKKIVAALKKAGIQIHGEQLKRIPRGFVPCDEAEGFFNEDLIRYKGLKCWFQVPLPQQVYAADFVPFCYAYYQQLLPLFEWLVGILSHFTVETDFSDF
- a CDS encoding TorF family putative porin; this encodes MPTHILASDDFSAYGIGKPALVRPPEKLPKQKISNAPFFKDFEKDFRVNFLQRKSITSKSAKSKSAKTINDSPLLIELDYKDQNATFASPYHGINSEQKNTINHTSNEYQTRMGYQFKHLTPEASLKYSPDSYGFGKYYNYELGVAVPIKDIFSLETRYGWNKFDKQAEKGGMEDYQDWSVGVSTTYKGMKLKVDYIDINAGDKSPECGRLLPCESKTVFSIIKNF